A genomic stretch from Streptomyces sp. QL37 includes:
- a CDS encoding ABC transporter substrate-binding protein: protein MRITRTVAGRSRRTAFMATTGLTAAALLLTGCGDSGSDSDEADADGNITLTLADFGQFGYKEAKLFEKYHELHPNITVKANTAAEEPVYYTKFLQQLNTGSGLADVQGIEVGRAKELVDTKADAFADLSKVIDTSQWVNWKALQATTDDGKVIGAGTDIGPMSICYRRDLFEQAGLPTDREEVAAKLAGGWEDYLKLGEEYKKKAPKGTFFMDSASAMYNGVVSSGSEQYYAKNGDPIYKESAGVKAGWKLASEAVDKKLTQGLAQFQDPWKAALRQGTMATVACPAWMAAQIATYSGDKYKGKWDIARTPGETAANWGGSFLSVPAKGKHVKEATELVKWLTAPEQQAAVFKAAGLFPSNKGAYDLPDVKTAKLEYFNNAPIGEIYAEEAQIIPAAVLGPKDGVIKDTFSKQINNMEQRGTEPDAAWDAAIKDIDKVVG from the coding sequence ATGCGCATCACCCGCACCGTCGCAGGTCGAAGCCGCAGAACAGCCTTCATGGCTACCACGGGCCTCACGGCCGCCGCCCTGCTGCTGACCGGCTGCGGCGATTCCGGCTCGGATTCCGATGAGGCCGACGCGGACGGGAACATCACCCTGACCCTCGCCGACTTCGGACAGTTCGGGTACAAGGAGGCGAAGCTCTTCGAGAAGTACCACGAGCTCCACCCGAACATCACGGTCAAGGCGAACACCGCCGCCGAAGAGCCGGTCTACTACACCAAGTTCCTCCAGCAGCTCAACACGGGCAGCGGTCTGGCCGACGTGCAGGGCATCGAGGTCGGCCGCGCCAAGGAGCTCGTCGACACCAAGGCGGACGCCTTCGCCGACCTCTCCAAGGTCATCGACACCAGCCAGTGGGTGAACTGGAAGGCGCTGCAGGCGACCACCGACGACGGCAAGGTCATCGGTGCCGGTACCGACATCGGTCCGATGTCCATCTGCTACCGCCGCGACCTGTTCGAGCAGGCGGGACTGCCCACCGACCGCGAGGAAGTCGCCGCGAAGCTCGCCGGCGGCTGGGAGGACTACCTCAAGCTCGGTGAGGAGTACAAGAAGAAGGCCCCCAAGGGCACCTTCTTCATGGACTCCGCCAGCGCCATGTACAACGGCGTGGTGAGCTCAGGCTCGGAGCAGTACTACGCGAAGAACGGCGACCCGATCTACAAGGAGAGCGCCGGCGTCAAGGCGGGCTGGAAGCTCGCCTCCGAGGCGGTCGACAAGAAGCTGACCCAGGGCCTGGCCCAGTTCCAGGACCCGTGGAAGGCCGCTCTGCGCCAGGGCACCATGGCCACCGTGGCCTGTCCCGCGTGGATGGCCGCGCAGATAGCCACGTACTCCGGCGACAAGTACAAGGGCAAGTGGGACATCGCCCGCACCCCGGGTGAGACCGCGGCCAACTGGGGCGGTTCCTTCCTCTCCGTGCCCGCGAAGGGCAAGCACGTCAAGGAGGCCACCGAGCTCGTCAAGTGGCTGACCGCGCCCGAGCAGCAGGCCGCCGTGTTCAAGGCCGCGGGTCTCTTCCCGTCGAACAAGGGCGCCTACGACCTCCCCGACGTGAAGACCGCCAAGCTGGAGTACTTCAACAACGCCCCCATCGGTGAGATCTACGCCGAAGAGGCGCAGATCATCCCGGCCGCGGTGCTCGGCCCGAAGGACGGCGTGATCAAGGACACCTTCTCCAAGCAGATCAACAACATGGAGCAGCGGGGCACCGAGCCGGATGCCGCGTGGGACGCCGCCATCAAGGACATCGACAAGGTGGTCGGCTGA
- a CDS encoding phosphatase PAP2 family protein: MPHATAATPSSGHRPRWWTELPLIAVVYGLYSTGRLLVHENIPAAVENGLAILRLEKALHLNAEHPLNRLLTANPALGIPADFAYASLHYLVTPAVLVWIFRRRTAAYRAARTWLMTSTLLGLVGFTLMPTCPPRLLDAHHGFVDTMAQYSAYGWWGAGASAPRGLSGMTNQYAAMPSLHVGWAVWCGVLLWRHGRHPLVRAAGIAYPLITVFVVMGTANHYFLDAVAGAAVMALGALLTRPFMRLADRVKDRVRAVFARVPASRTPAGSTIVSDGCKTSAGERIPGRRTASADSSDARTRSAVEASDDAPAAAR, from the coding sequence ATGCCGCACGCCACCGCCGCGACACCGTCCTCCGGTCACCGGCCCCGCTGGTGGACGGAGCTTCCGCTGATCGCGGTGGTGTACGGGCTGTATTCGACGGGCCGGCTGCTGGTCCACGAGAACATACCGGCGGCCGTGGAGAACGGGCTCGCGATCCTCCGCCTGGAGAAGGCGCTGCACCTCAACGCCGAGCACCCGCTCAACCGGCTCCTGACCGCCAACCCCGCGCTCGGGATACCCGCCGACTTCGCGTACGCCTCCCTGCACTACCTGGTCACCCCGGCCGTCCTCGTATGGATCTTCCGGCGCCGTACCGCCGCCTACCGGGCGGCCCGCACCTGGCTGATGACCTCCACCCTCCTCGGGCTGGTCGGCTTCACGCTGATGCCGACGTGCCCTCCCCGGCTGCTCGACGCCCACCACGGTTTCGTCGACACGATGGCGCAGTACAGCGCGTACGGGTGGTGGGGCGCGGGCGCGAGCGCCCCGCGCGGGCTCAGCGGGATGACCAATCAGTACGCGGCGATGCCGAGCCTGCACGTCGGCTGGGCGGTGTGGTGCGGCGTTCTGCTGTGGCGCCACGGCCGCCACCCGCTCGTCCGGGCGGCGGGGATCGCCTATCCGCTGATCACCGTGTTCGTGGTGATGGGCACGGCGAACCACTATTTCCTCGACGCCGTGGCAGGCGCCGCCGTGATGGCCCTGGGGGCGCTGCTGACCAGGCCGTTCATGCGGCTCGCGGACCGCGTCAAGGACCGTGTGAGGGCGGTGTTCGCACGGGTGCCCGCATCCCGCACCCCCGCGGGATCCACGATTGTCAGTGACGGATGCAAGACTTCCGCGGGTGAGCGAATACCCGGCCGGCGGACCGCCTCCGCAGATTCCAGCGACGCGCGCACCCGCTCCGCGGTCGAAGCCAGCGACGACGCTCCGGCAGCGGCTCGCTGA
- a CDS encoding response regulator transcription factor, whose amino-acid sequence MPSVLVVEDDQFVRSALIRHLTEASHTVRSVGTALEALREVAHFRFDVVVLDLGLPDLDGSEALKMLRSITDVPVIIATARDDEAEIVRLLNDGADDYLTKPFSVEHLSARMAAVLRRTRGPGAQAPPPRVLQVGGLSIDPLRRQAELDGTALDLTRREFDLLAFLAGRPGVVVPRRELLAEVWKQSYGDDQTIDVHLSWLRRKLGETAARPRYLHTLRGVGVKLEPPAEGPSA is encoded by the coding sequence ATGCCTAGTGTGCTCGTGGTCGAGGACGACCAGTTCGTACGTTCCGCCCTCATCCGGCACCTGACCGAGGCCTCGCACACCGTACGGAGCGTCGGGACCGCGCTCGAAGCGCTCCGCGAAGTCGCGCACTTCCGCTTCGACGTCGTCGTCCTCGATCTCGGGCTGCCCGACCTCGACGGTTCCGAGGCCCTGAAGATGCTGCGCTCCATAACCGACGTACCCGTGATCATCGCGACCGCGCGGGACGACGAGGCCGAGATAGTCAGGCTGCTCAACGACGGGGCCGACGACTACCTGACCAAACCGTTCTCGGTGGAGCACCTCTCCGCCCGCATGGCGGCCGTCCTGCGCCGCACCCGGGGCCCCGGCGCCCAGGCCCCGCCCCCACGGGTCCTCCAGGTCGGCGGGCTCTCCATCGACCCGCTGCGCCGCCAGGCCGAACTGGACGGAACGGCGCTGGACCTGACCCGCCGTGAATTCGACCTGCTGGCCTTCCTGGCCGGCCGCCCCGGCGTCGTCGTCCCGCGCCGCGAGCTGCTGGCCGAGGTCTGGAAGCAGTCCTACGGGGACGACCAGACCATCGACGTCCACCTCTCCTGGCTGCGCCGCAAGCTGGGCGAGACGGCCGCCCGGCCGCGCTATCTGCACACCCTGCGCGGAGTCGGCGTCAAGCTCGAACCGCCGGCCGAGGGGCCGTCCGCATGA
- a CDS encoding fused MFS/spermidine synthase, producing the protein MARRGAARGASDRKRSERRQESVSATVDGGLAELVPDRERPRAWTLLLDGAPQSHVDLDDPSYLSFEYQRRLGHVIDLAAPAGRPLQVVHLGGGAFTLARYIAVSRPRSTQQIVEIDAPLVQLVRRELPLDPQARIRVRSADARAGLGRIQDGWADLVIADVFGGARTPAHLTSVEFLAEVRRVLKPGGQYAANLADGPPLAHLRGQIATAASLFPELALAADPTVWRGRRFGNAVLVASDLPIAVADLTRRVASDPHPGRVEQGRALADFTGGAAVVTDAAARPSPAPPPDAFS; encoded by the coding sequence GTGGCACGTCGAGGAGCGGCCCGGGGCGCGAGCGACCGGAAGCGGTCCGAGCGCCGGCAGGAGTCCGTCTCCGCGACGGTGGACGGCGGCCTCGCCGAGCTCGTGCCCGACCGTGAGCGCCCGCGCGCGTGGACGCTGCTGCTGGACGGCGCCCCGCAGTCCCATGTGGACCTGGACGATCCCTCGTACCTCTCGTTCGAATACCAGCGCAGACTCGGCCATGTCATCGATCTCGCCGCGCCCGCCGGCCGGCCCCTCCAGGTGGTGCACCTCGGCGGCGGAGCCTTCACGCTCGCCCGGTACATCGCCGTGAGCCGCCCGCGCTCCACGCAGCAGATCGTGGAGATCGACGCGCCCCTCGTCCAACTGGTGCGGCGGGAGCTGCCCCTGGACCCACAGGCGCGGATACGGGTCCGCTCGGCGGACGCCCGCGCCGGACTCGGCAGGATCCAGGACGGCTGGGCCGACCTCGTCATCGCCGATGTCTTCGGCGGGGCCCGCACCCCCGCGCACCTCACCTCCGTCGAATTCCTCGCCGAGGTGCGACGGGTGCTGAAGCCCGGCGGGCAGTACGCCGCCAACCTCGCCGACGGGCCGCCGCTCGCCCACCTGCGCGGCCAGATCGCCACGGCCGCCTCGCTCTTCCCCGAGCTGGCCCTGGCAGCCGATCCGACCGTCTGGCGCGGCCGCCGCTTCGGGAACGCGGTCCTGGTCGCCTCCGACCTGCCGATCGCCGTCGCCGACCTGACCCGGCGGGTCGCGAGCGACCCCCACCCCGGCCGTGTCGAACAGGGCCGCGCACTCGCCGACTTCACGGGAGGCGCCGCCGTCGTCACCGACGCGGCCGCCAGGCCGTCCCCGGCCCCGCCGCCCGACGCGTTCTCGTAG
- a CDS encoding sugar ABC transporter permease, with the protein MATTTPTRGAHGSRPGRRAPKPMTPGRQAWRSRLWRFDDKASPYAYIAPFFLVFGAFGLYPLVYTGWIALHKVEMTGLDQMEWVGWENFSTILQDSEFWTAVTNTFVIGVISTVPQLMVALGLAHLLNYKLRASTFWRTVILTPYATSVASAALVFALVFRADGGLLNWVLGFFGFGETNWVNGHWTSNIAIAVIVIWRWTGYNTLIYLAAMQAVPSDLYEAASLDGASRWQQFRNVTIPALRPTILFTIVISTIGSMQLFGEPLLLEGGTNGAQGGTEHQYETLSIYLYNYGWNLGHLGTAAAVAWAMLVLLLLIAAINWLIGRLGRKTAA; encoded by the coding sequence GTGGCAACCACGACCCCCACTCGGGGCGCACACGGCTCCCGGCCCGGCCGCCGTGCCCCGAAGCCCATGACCCCCGGCCGCCAGGCATGGCGCAGCCGGCTGTGGCGATTCGACGACAAGGCGTCGCCGTACGCCTACATCGCGCCGTTCTTCCTCGTCTTCGGGGCCTTCGGGCTCTACCCGCTCGTCTACACCGGCTGGATCGCCCTGCACAAGGTGGAGATGACCGGCCTCGACCAGATGGAATGGGTCGGATGGGAGAACTTCAGCACCATCCTCCAGGACTCCGAGTTCTGGACCGCGGTCACCAACACGTTCGTCATCGGCGTCATCTCGACCGTCCCGCAGCTGATGGTCGCGCTGGGCCTCGCCCACCTGCTGAACTACAAACTGCGGGCCAGCACCTTCTGGCGCACGGTGATCCTCACCCCGTACGCCACCTCGGTGGCCTCCGCGGCCCTCGTCTTCGCCCTGGTGTTCCGGGCCGACGGCGGCCTGCTGAACTGGGTGCTGGGCTTCTTCGGTTTCGGTGAGACGAACTGGGTCAACGGACACTGGACGTCGAACATAGCCATCGCCGTCATCGTGATCTGGCGCTGGACGGGTTACAACACCCTGATCTACCTCGCCGCGATGCAGGCCGTGCCGTCCGATCTGTACGAGGCCGCCTCGCTCGACGGTGCCTCGCGCTGGCAGCAGTTCCGCAACGTGACGATCCCGGCGCTGCGGCCGACGATCCTCTTCACGATCGTCATCTCGACCATCGGTTCCATGCAGCTGTTCGGCGAGCCCCTCCTCCTCGAAGGAGGCACCAACGGTGCGCAGGGCGGCACCGAGCACCAGTACGAGACGCTCAGCATCTACCTCTACAACTACGGCTGGAACCTCGGGCACCTCGGTACGGCCGCCGCAGTCGCCTGGGCCATGCTCGTCCTGCTGCTGCTCATTGCCGCGATCAACTGGCTCATCGGGCGCCTCGGGCGCAAGACCGCGGCCTGA
- a CDS encoding HAMP domain-containing sensor histidine kinase, whose protein sequence is MRWALVKVCLAVTAMVVIAFAVPLGLVIKEMARDRAFSDAERQAATIGPTLTITTDREELTRAVLSTEPGGRGRLAVHVPAAEPGGSRLEIGTRRATREDLETVRESGRASIADVPGGSALLQPTALGSGGIAVVEVFVPEDEVSNGVGTAWLVLAGVGIALIVGSVAVADRLGVRMVEPAQRLAGAAQDLGEGRLGTRVPEEGPTELRSAAVAFNSMADQVVQLLANERELAADLSHRLRTPLTVLRLNAASLGEGPAAEQTRAAVEQLEHEVDTIIRTAREQRPQTQGGQPGAGAGCDASEVIRERMGFWSALAEDEGRTVRLAGVDRTVRIPVARPELAAALDALLGNVFRHTPEGTAFAVDVHHTGHAVIVLVSDAGPGIPDPESALARGASGRNGARGEVGSTGLGLDIVRRVAESTGGDLRIGRAGPPPPSPGGRPRRGGGQPGLTGTHVSLKQTLRTSTRVP, encoded by the coding sequence ATGAGATGGGCCCTGGTCAAGGTCTGCCTGGCGGTCACGGCCATGGTCGTGATCGCGTTCGCCGTACCGCTCGGGCTGGTCATCAAGGAGATGGCCCGCGACCGCGCCTTCTCCGACGCCGAGCGGCAGGCCGCCACCATCGGCCCCACCCTCACCATCACCACCGACCGTGAGGAGCTGACCCGGGCCGTCCTGTCCACCGAACCCGGCGGCCGGGGCCGCCTCGCGGTGCACGTCCCCGCCGCCGAACCGGGCGGCTCCCGCCTGGAGATCGGCACCCGGCGCGCCACCCGCGAGGACCTGGAGACCGTACGGGAGTCGGGCCGCGCCTCCATCGCCGATGTGCCCGGCGGCTCCGCGCTGCTCCAGCCCACCGCTCTCGGCTCCGGAGGCATCGCGGTCGTCGAGGTGTTCGTGCCCGAGGACGAGGTCTCCAACGGCGTCGGCACGGCCTGGCTGGTGCTCGCCGGGGTCGGGATCGCGCTGATCGTCGGCTCGGTGGCCGTGGCCGACCGGCTCGGCGTACGCATGGTGGAGCCCGCCCAGCGGCTCGCGGGCGCCGCCCAGGACCTGGGGGAAGGACGGCTGGGGACAAGGGTCCCGGAAGAAGGGCCCACCGAGCTGCGCTCCGCCGCGGTCGCTTTCAACTCCATGGCCGACCAGGTGGTCCAGCTCCTGGCCAACGAACGCGAACTGGCCGCCGACCTCTCGCACCGGCTCCGGACCCCGCTGACGGTGCTCCGCCTCAACGCAGCCTCGCTGGGCGAGGGCCCGGCCGCCGAGCAGACCAGGGCGGCCGTCGAACAGCTGGAGCACGAGGTCGACACGATCATCCGTACGGCCAGGGAACAGCGCCCGCAGACCCAGGGCGGGCAGCCGGGGGCGGGTGCCGGCTGCGACGCGTCGGAGGTCATCCGGGAACGCATGGGGTTCTGGTCGGCGCTGGCCGAGGACGAGGGGCGCACGGTGCGGCTGGCGGGCGTGGACCGCACCGTACGTATCCCGGTGGCCCGGCCCGAGCTGGCCGCCGCTCTGGACGCGCTGCTCGGCAACGTCTTCCGGCACACCCCGGAGGGCACCGCCTTCGCCGTGGACGTGCACCACACCGGCCACGCGGTGATCGTGCTGGTCTCGGACGCCGGGCCCGGGATACCCGATCCGGAATCCGCCCTGGCCAGAGGCGCCAGCGGCCGGAACGGAGCGCGGGGCGAGGTGGGCTCGACCGGCCTCGGTCTCGACATCGTCCGCAGGGTCGCCGAATCCACCGGCGGTGACCTGCGGATCGGGCGGGCGGGGCCCCCCCCCCCATCCCCGGGGGGCCGGCCGCGACGCGGCGGAGGGCAGCCGGGCTTAACCGGCACCCATGTCTCCCTTAAGCAAACCCTAAGAACATCAACTCGGGTCCCATGA
- a CDS encoding cellulose binding domain-containing protein, which yields MGTSTHRRTASTRTKAVGALVAAAVVGGTVFALTGTAQAAAVGATYTRASGWTGGYTGQYVVSNDTGTVQSGWTLEFDLPAGTEIDSLWNGEHTVSGNHVTVKPESWNKDIAPGASVTVGFVTTSSGSATTAADPEGCRINGAACSADGGAAPEPSGRPTGTPAPTSTPAPTSTPTQDATPTETATAEPSGIPGGTADGAGFAPYVDTSLHPAHDLLDTASKTGVKEFNLAFITSGGSCAPLWGGVTGLADDQVAAQIGALRAEGGDVRVSFGGAAGAELALHCSSAEELAAAYAEVVDAYDLTKVDFDIEGGALPDTAANSRRSAAIAQLQKSYPGLDVSFTLPVMPEGLTQPGVDLIADAKKNGVSIDAVNIMAMDYGASYSEDMGDYATQAATATQAQIKGVLGLTDAEAWKAVAVTPMIGVNDVATEIFTVEDATQLVEFAQEKGIGRLAMWSGTRDAQCEGGAKPTADATCSSIVQEPLAFTKAFGAFG from the coding sequence ATGGGCACCAGTACGCACCGCCGCACGGCGAGCACCCGCACGAAGGCCGTCGGCGCCCTCGTCGCCGCGGCCGTCGTGGGCGGCACGGTCTTCGCGCTCACCGGCACCGCACAGGCGGCTGCCGTGGGCGCCACGTACACGAGGGCCAGCGGCTGGACCGGTGGCTACACCGGGCAGTACGTCGTATCGAACGACACCGGGACGGTCCAGTCGGGCTGGACGCTCGAATTCGACCTGCCCGCCGGTACGGAGATCGACTCGCTCTGGAACGGCGAGCACACCGTCAGCGGCAACCACGTCACCGTGAAGCCCGAGAGCTGGAACAAGGACATCGCCCCGGGGGCGTCCGTGACGGTCGGCTTCGTCACCACCTCCTCCGGCTCCGCGACGACCGCCGCCGACCCGGAAGGCTGCCGCATCAACGGTGCCGCCTGCTCCGCGGACGGCGGCGCGGCCCCGGAACCGAGCGGACGCCCGACCGGGACCCCGGCGCCCACGTCCACCCCCGCACCCACCTCGACGCCGACGCAGGACGCGACGCCCACGGAGACCGCGACGGCCGAGCCGTCCGGGATCCCCGGCGGCACGGCCGACGGCGCCGGATTCGCCCCGTACGTCGACACGTCGCTCCACCCCGCCCACGACCTGCTGGACACCGCGTCGAAGACCGGCGTCAAGGAGTTCAACCTGGCGTTCATCACGTCGGGCGGCAGCTGCGCCCCCCTCTGGGGCGGGGTCACCGGGCTGGCCGACGACCAGGTGGCCGCCCAGATCGGCGCGCTGCGGGCCGAGGGCGGCGATGTCCGGGTCTCCTTCGGCGGGGCGGCCGGTGCCGAGCTGGCGCTGCACTGCTCGTCGGCGGAGGAGCTCGCCGCGGCGTACGCCGAGGTCGTCGACGCATACGACCTGACCAAGGTCGACTTCGACATCGAAGGCGGCGCGCTGCCCGACACCGCCGCCAACTCCCGCCGCTCGGCGGCCATCGCCCAGCTCCAGAAGTCGTACCCCGGTCTCGACGTGTCCTTCACGCTGCCCGTGATGCCCGAGGGGCTGACCCAGCCGGGCGTGGACCTGATCGCGGACGCGAAGAAGAACGGCGTCTCGATCGACGCGGTCAACATCATGGCGATGGACTACGGGGCCTCGTACAGCGAGGACATGGGCGACTACGCCACCCAGGCGGCCACCGCCACGCAGGCCCAGATCAAGGGAGTGCTCGGGCTCACGGACGCGGAGGCCTGGAAGGCCGTCGCGGTCACCCCGATGATCGGGGTGAACGACGTCGCCACCGAGATCTTCACGGTCGAGGACGCCACGCAACTGGTGGAGTTCGCCCAGGAGAAGGGCATCGGCCGGCTGGCGATGTGGTCGGGCACGCGGGACGCGCAGTGCGAGGGCGGCGCGAAGCCGACCGCGGACGCGACCTGCAGTTCGATCGTCCAGGAGCCGCTGGCCTTCACCAAGGCGTTCGGCGCCTTCGGATAG
- a CDS encoding histidine phosphatase family protein produces MAPRILLARHGQTQWSVQGNHTGRTDIPLLDTGREGAKLLGERLHREPWGGLPGVEVRTSPLVRAAETCAIAGFGERARPWDALMEWDYGDYEGLTPAQIKADRPDWLIWRDGVPGGETLASLSARADEVVEWARSADRDVLVFAHGHILRALGARWLGEDVSFAARIRLEPTSLSVLGWAYGLPALERWNDTGHLDR; encoded by the coding sequence ATGGCACCGCGAATCCTGCTCGCCCGGCACGGCCAGACACAGTGGTCGGTCCAGGGCAATCACACCGGCAGGACCGACATTCCCCTTCTCGACACCGGCCGCGAGGGCGCCAAGCTGCTCGGCGAACGGCTGCACCGGGAGCCCTGGGGCGGCCTGCCCGGCGTCGAGGTGCGGACCAGTCCGCTCGTCCGGGCCGCCGAGACCTGCGCGATCGCGGGATTCGGCGAACGGGCCCGGCCGTGGGACGCGCTGATGGAGTGGGACTACGGGGATTACGAGGGGCTGACCCCGGCGCAGATCAAGGCGGACCGGCCGGACTGGCTCATCTGGCGCGACGGGGTCCCGGGGGGCGAGACCCTCGCCTCGCTGTCGGCCCGGGCGGACGAGGTCGTCGAGTGGGCGCGGTCCGCCGACCGCGATGTGCTGGTCTTCGCCCACGGCCACATCCTGCGGGCGCTGGGGGCGCGGTGGCTGGGCGAGGACGTGTCGTTCGCCGCCCGGATCCGGCTGGAGCCGACGTCGCTGTCGGTGCTGGGCTGGGCGTACGGCCTCCCCGCGCTGGAGCGCTGGAACGACACGGGCCACCTGGACCGCTAG
- a CDS encoding transcriptional regulator, producing the protein MVSTRAVPNLAFRRLRGQRSAGEFAAAVRRAAREIGEHVACDARYIGRVESGEIRCPNYAYERVFLHMFPGASLADLGFSARESVRGRGARTTSLSPPTTPPALDSDIHEESDVLRRVFMTSGTATVAAASLGLGGHSAAAGPLAVPAQRRIGEAEVSAVEKAVRQIRLLDDRHGADGLYRRASQPLRAAYALLDSGTTTRRSTADRLHAGAGELAISVGWLAHDSGRFDDARSHYAEALATARLAGDAALEAHAFCNASFLARDTGRAREAVRAAEAGQRAARPLGSPRLLALLALREAGARAWLGDRTGCEQAIGRAQTAFDRGPSDADPEWMTFFREAELELLEAQCWSALGDWPRAARHGRRATRLQDPHFTRNLALYRAQLAGDLARAGTADEASAAGHQVLDLLDRVQSSRIRGMLASAVRVLRPRGGPEVTALLARYEELPPDA; encoded by the coding sequence ATGGTGTCGACACGGGCAGTTCCCAACCTCGCCTTCCGGCGGCTGCGCGGACAGCGCTCCGCCGGGGAGTTCGCGGCCGCGGTCCGCCGGGCCGCACGCGAGATCGGGGAACACGTCGCGTGCGACGCCCGGTACATCGGACGCGTGGAGTCGGGCGAGATCCGCTGCCCCAACTACGCGTACGAACGGGTGTTCCTGCACATGTTCCCCGGGGCGAGCCTCGCGGACCTGGGCTTCTCGGCGCGCGAGAGCGTGCGCGGCCGGGGGGCCCGCACGACATCTCTGTCCCCGCCCACCACACCCCCCGCGCTCGACAGTGACATCCACGAGGAGAGCGACGTGCTGCGTCGCGTGTTCATGACCAGCGGTACCGCCACGGTGGCGGCCGCGTCCCTGGGCCTGGGCGGCCATTCCGCCGCCGCGGGCCCCCTCGCCGTCCCCGCGCAGCGCCGGATCGGCGAAGCCGAGGTGAGCGCCGTGGAGAAGGCCGTACGCCAGATCCGGCTGCTGGACGACCGGCACGGCGCGGACGGCCTCTACCGGCGGGCCTCCCAGCCGCTCCGCGCCGCGTACGCCCTGCTCGACTCCGGGACCACGACGCGGCGCAGCACGGCGGACCGGCTGCACGCCGGCGCCGGTGAGCTGGCGATCTCCGTCGGCTGGCTGGCCCACGACTCGGGGCGCTTCGACGACGCGCGCTCCCATTACGCGGAGGCGCTCGCGACGGCCCGGCTGGCCGGGGACGCCGCGCTGGAGGCGCACGCGTTCTGCAACGCCTCGTTCCTGGCCCGCGACACGGGGCGGGCCCGCGAGGCGGTCCGCGCGGCCGAGGCCGGGCAGCGGGCCGCCCGGCCGCTCGGCTCACCGCGGCTGCTGGCCCTGCTGGCGCTGCGGGAGGCGGGGGCCAGGGCGTGGCTCGGGGACCGCACCGGGTGCGAGCAGGCGATCGGGCGGGCGCAGACGGCCTTCGATCGCGGGCCGAGCGACGCGGACCCGGAGTGGATGACCTTCTTCCGCGAGGCGGAGCTGGAGCTGCTGGAGGCGCAGTGCTGGTCGGCGCTGGGTGACTGGCCCCGGGCGGCCCGGCACGGCCGGCGGGCGACCCGGCTGCAGGACCCGCACTTCACCCGCAACCTCGCGCTGTACCGCGCGCAGCTCGCCGGTGACCTGGCCCGGGCGGGCACCGCCGACGAGGCCTCGGCGGCGGGCCACCAGGTGCTGGACCTGCTGGACCGGGTCCAGTCCTCCCGGATCCGCGGGATGCTGGCGAGCGCCGTACGGGTGCTCCGTCCTCGGGGCGGCCCGGAGGTGACGGCCCTCCTGGCCCGCTACGAGGAGCTGCCCCCGGACGCGTGA